One Azoarcus sp. DN11 DNA segment encodes these proteins:
- a CDS encoding c-type cytochrome yields the protein MRKLVIALGSVIALTSTTGFAADEGAAMGLLRKSKCLNCHAVETKKDGPAYREVATKYRGKAEAEDKLIKHITVPNKVKIDGREEPHQMVKSKDPDEIKNLVSWILSL from the coding sequence ATGCGCAAGCTCGTGATTGCACTCGGATCGGTGATTGCCTTGACGTCCACGACTGGCTTCGCCGCCGACGAGGGCGCCGCAATGGGATTGCTGCGCAAGAGCAAATGCCTCAACTGTCATGCGGTGGAGACCAAGAAGGACGGCCCCGCCTATCGCGAGGTCGCGACCAAGTACCGCGGCAAGGCGGAGGCCGAAGACAAGCTCATCAAGCACATCACCGTTCCGAACAAGGTGAAGATCGACGGGCGCGAAGAACCGCACCAGATGGTCAAGAGCAAGGATCCCGATGAGATCAAGAATCTCGTCAGCTGGATTCTTTCCCTCTGA
- a CDS encoding DmsE family decaheme c-type cytochrome — translation MSKTKRWVIAGLFAVLGFVANVHAAPEGAAKDKVLKDDKVCTRCHDGTEAYPVYDIGKTKHGTVADGRTGSCIACHGASETHIRIPDGADERPQPTVTFGAKSKTPVAERNAQCLNCHSGGKRMLWQGSTHEQEDVACTSCHQVHAQHDKVRDKLTQPEKCFTCHKDKRNEINKASRHPIKEGKVACSDCHNPHGSAGPKLMARDTVIDTCFSCHAEKRGPFLWSHQPVTEDCAICHNPHGSTNPRLLKQQMPFLCQECHEPGSHQGIAPSLRTNASFLPQPDIGAARQCVNCHTNLHGGNSPLNSSVNRSLVR, via the coding sequence ATGTCTAAAACAAAGAGATGGGTGATTGCCGGGCTCTTCGCGGTGCTCGGCTTCGTCGCGAATGTGCATGCCGCACCGGAGGGCGCCGCCAAGGACAAGGTGCTCAAGGACGACAAGGTGTGCACCCGCTGTCACGACGGCACGGAAGCGTATCCGGTCTACGATATCGGCAAGACGAAACACGGCACCGTCGCGGACGGCCGCACCGGAAGCTGTATCGCGTGCCACGGCGCGAGCGAGACGCACATCCGGATTCCCGACGGGGCCGACGAGCGCCCGCAGCCGACCGTGACCTTCGGCGCGAAGTCGAAGACGCCGGTGGCCGAACGCAACGCGCAGTGCCTGAACTGCCACTCCGGCGGGAAGCGCATGCTCTGGCAAGGCAGCACGCACGAACAGGAAGACGTCGCCTGTACGTCCTGCCACCAGGTGCATGCCCAGCACGACAAGGTGCGTGACAAGCTGACGCAGCCGGAGAAGTGCTTCACCTGCCACAAGGACAAGCGCAACGAGATCAACAAGGCGTCGCGTCATCCGATCAAGGAAGGCAAGGTGGCCTGCTCGGACTGCCACAACCCCCACGGTTCTGCCGGGCCGAAGCTGATGGCGCGCGACACCGTGATCGACACCTGCTTCTCGTGCCACGCGGAAAAACGCGGACCGTTCCTGTGGAGCCATCAGCCGGTCACCGAGGATTGCGCGATCTGCCATAACCCGCACGGCAGCACCAATCCCCGCCTGCTCAAGCAGCAGATGCCCTTCCTGTGCCAGGAGTGCCACGAGCCGGGTTCGCACCAGGGGATCGCGCCGTCGTTGCGCACGAACGCCTCCTTCCTGCCCCAGCCGGATATCGGCGCTGCCCGCCAGTGTGTCAATTGCCACACCAACCTGCATGGTGGCAACAGCCCGCTGAATAGCTCGGTCAATCGTTCGCTGGTTCGCTAA
- a CDS encoding gamma-glutamylcyclotransferase: MHDDAFRHVPELRDSIIRAEDSGLRVTGAMLAAWDAQARTRGLGADWRRSDEALEASRRATLAGVADSQDLWIFAYGSLMWDPGVHFVEVRRASLAGYQRRFTHKTTIGRGSPEHPGLVLSLEPQAGQCDGVAFRIERPLVERESLFFWRREMILYGYQPRILSVATPQGPVDALTLVSDPADDPASNLPLQQVAAVIAHACGNRGSNLDYLRQVVAQLERLRVTDDYVTNLACLVGACRSPQPAPEAGHPESV, translated from the coding sequence ATGCACGACGACGCATTCCGCCACGTCCCCGAACTGCGCGACAGCATCATCCGCGCGGAGGATTCCGGATTGCGCGTCACCGGCGCGATGCTCGCGGCGTGGGATGCGCAGGCGCGCACCCGTGGCCTCGGCGCCGACTGGCGCCGATCGGATGAAGCGCTCGAAGCGTCGCGGCGCGCCACGCTCGCCGGCGTCGCGGATTCACAGGACCTGTGGATCTTTGCCTACGGATCGCTGATGTGGGATCCGGGCGTCCATTTCGTCGAGGTGCGTCGCGCCTCGCTGGCGGGCTACCAGCGCCGCTTCACCCACAAGACAACGATCGGGCGCGGATCTCCCGAACACCCCGGTCTGGTCCTGTCGCTCGAACCGCAGGCGGGGCAGTGCGACGGCGTCGCCTTCAGGATCGAACGCCCGCTTGTCGAGCGGGAATCGCTCTTCTTCTGGCGCCGGGAAATGATCCTGTACGGGTATCAGCCGAGGATCCTGTCGGTTGCGACGCCGCAAGGCCCCGTCGACGCCCTGACGCTGGTTTCGGACCCGGCCGATGATCCGGCGTCGAACCTGCCGCTGCAGCAAGTGGCGGCCGTGATCGCGCATGCCTGCGGCAATCGCGGCAGCAATCTCGATTACCTCCGGCAGGTCGTGGCCCAGCTCGAGCGCCTGCGCGTGACGGACGACTATGTGACGAACCTCGCCTGCCTCGTCGGCGCATGCAGGTCGCCGCAGCCGGCCCCGGAGGCCGGACACCCGGAAAGTGTGTAA
- a CDS encoding MtrB/PioB family decaheme-associated outer membrane protein: MTTQHMHSLRLSAVAAGMLLAFGPASAQEMSAEELAQLTRPESSVSVGAGYVGGNGSRFGLFTGQKAGDTDFLGNVDINRRDDATGTWLRLKGRNLGLDNRDLRFEHEQQGNWSYFLEYGEIQRHDPLTFTTPVLGLGTTEQTIVIGGPTHSFNPEVKRETTSLGLGKQLGGGLSAQVRFRNERKNGDRQFGFYDVGIGPKFAAEPIDQTTQEFEATLGYVGDRLQLSGGYLGSFFRNQDSLLHLNGALGAEAAFNSHSISLPPDNEAHNLNLSGAYRFSPTTRGMFKVSYTRGTQNDSFALPSAFGHSSLDGQVDTTLVTMGLTSRPTSALSLNANLRYEDRDDKTPLRLFFDPRFRNYTGSGFNNDTSRKTVSAKLDGIYRLPASLSLFGGVEWEERTRAIPLSRSLDWRRETTEWSARIGLRRSLSDTLNGSLSYIHSDRSGGSFHTTSSYRFNDFFSGNGPNQSPHLINPFHWADRNRDKAKLSLDWSPRENLAVQATAQYSNDDYGAIKGSPAGNDKGSAMTYSVDATYSLSDDSKLSAWVSQDDSRMRQRTVMGWKNSVPLFLWRADLRSAGSNAGLRAQVRATAKLSLDAELRWADNRSEFRMHNVGAASVPDISFRQTTLSLTADYALARDHGLKLQLVHDRWHVSDSTWTGEHIFVDGTTANSNANQNINFIGLSAYFKWI, translated from the coding sequence ATGACAACGCAACACATGCACAGCCTCCGCCTGAGCGCCGTCGCGGCGGGGATGCTGCTCGCCTTCGGTCCGGCGTCGGCGCAGGAAATGTCCGCCGAAGAGCTCGCGCAGCTGACGCGGCCGGAGAGCTCGGTGAGTGTCGGCGCCGGCTACGTCGGCGGGAACGGAAGCCGTTTCGGCCTGTTCACCGGACAGAAGGCCGGCGACACGGACTTCCTCGGCAACGTCGACATCAACCGCCGCGACGATGCGACCGGAACGTGGCTGCGCCTGAAGGGGCGCAACCTGGGCCTGGACAATCGCGACCTGCGCTTCGAGCACGAGCAACAGGGCAACTGGTCGTATTTCCTCGAATACGGCGAGATCCAGCGACACGATCCGCTGACCTTCACCACGCCCGTTCTCGGGCTGGGCACCACCGAGCAGACGATCGTCATCGGCGGGCCGACGCACTCATTCAACCCGGAAGTCAAGCGCGAGACCACCTCCCTCGGCCTCGGAAAACAGCTCGGCGGCGGCTTGAGCGCCCAGGTCCGGTTCCGCAACGAAAGGAAGAACGGCGACCGCCAGTTCGGTTTCTACGATGTCGGCATCGGACCGAAATTCGCCGCAGAACCGATCGACCAGACTACGCAGGAATTCGAGGCGACCCTCGGTTATGTCGGCGACCGCCTGCAACTGTCCGGCGGATACCTGGGATCCTTCTTCCGCAACCAGGACAGCCTGCTCCACCTGAACGGGGCGCTCGGTGCGGAAGCGGCGTTCAATTCGCACAGCATTTCGCTGCCACCGGACAACGAGGCCCACAACCTCAACCTGTCGGGCGCGTACCGCTTTTCGCCCACCACGCGCGGCATGTTCAAGGTCTCCTATACGCGGGGCACGCAGAACGACAGCTTCGCGCTGCCGAGCGCCTTCGGCCACAGCTCGCTCGATGGCCAGGTCGACACCACGCTCGTCACCATGGGGCTGACATCGCGCCCGACCTCGGCGCTGAGCCTGAACGCAAACCTGCGCTACGAAGACCGCGACGACAAGACTCCGCTGCGGCTGTTCTTCGACCCCAGGTTCCGCAACTACACGGGCAGCGGCTTCAACAACGACACCTCGCGCAAGACGGTGTCGGCGAAACTCGACGGCATCTACCGCCTGCCCGCATCGCTGAGCCTGTTCGGCGGCGTGGAATGGGAGGAGCGTACGCGTGCGATCCCGCTCAGCCGCTCGCTCGACTGGCGCCGGGAGACGACCGAATGGTCGGCGCGTATCGGCCTGCGCCGCTCGCTCTCCGACACACTCAACGGCAGCCTGAGCTACATCCACAGCGACCGCTCCGGTGGCTCGTTCCACACCACCAGCAGCTACCGCTTCAACGATTTCTTCTCCGGCAACGGGCCCAACCAGAGCCCGCACCTCATCAACCCCTTCCACTGGGCGGATCGCAACCGCGACAAGGCGAAGCTGAGCCTCGACTGGTCGCCGCGCGAGAACCTGGCGGTGCAAGCCACTGCGCAGTACTCGAACGACGACTACGGCGCGATCAAGGGCTCGCCCGCAGGCAACGACAAGGGCAGTGCCATGACGTACTCGGTCGACGCGACTTACTCGTTGTCCGACGACAGCAAGCTCAGCGCGTGGGTCTCGCAGGACGACTCGCGCATGCGCCAGCGCACGGTCATGGGCTGGAAAAACAGCGTTCCCTTGTTCCTGTGGCGCGCGGACCTGCGCAGCGCGGGAAGCAACGCCGGCCTGCGCGCGCAGGTGCGCGCGACGGCCAAGCTTTCGCTCGACGCCGAACTGCGCTGGGCCGACAACCGCAGCGAATTCAGGATGCACAATGTGGGCGCAGCCTCGGTGCCGGACATCTCTTTCCGGCAGACCACGCTCAGCCTGACGGCCGATTACGCGCTCGCCCGCGACCACGGCCTGAAGCTGCAGCTGGTGCACGACCGCTGGCACGTGAGCGATTCGACCTGGACGGGTGAGCACATCTTCGTCGATGGCACCACCGCGAACAGCAACGCGAATCAGAACATCAACTTCATCGGCCTGTCCGCCTACTTCAAGTGGATCTGA
- a CDS encoding LysR family transcriptional regulator, which translates to MQDLNDFYYFHAVVTYHGFSAAARQTGVPKSTLSKRVAKLEERLQIRLLDRSTRQSRMTDVGRAFYEHCQTVLAGVEAAEAAAAQSQAEPQGIVRMSCPDGLIKNLIEDLLPAFMKLYPKVRVQLKSINRRADLIEDGLDIAIRARSSMDSDQNLIVRPLGSSRLVLVMSRLLLATLMQKPTVECLGSLPTLSMMEAADDDVWELVGPEGQTRSFRLKPRLFCSDLDLLRKATIEGLGVSLLPEHICMPWLQTGELVNVLPGWHTQPTIVYAVFMSRKGLQPSVRTLIDYLVQEVPERLSQGSASV; encoded by the coding sequence ATGCAAGATCTGAACGATTTCTATTACTTCCACGCGGTAGTGACCTACCACGGATTTTCGGCGGCGGCCCGGCAGACCGGGGTACCGAAATCGACGTTGAGCAAACGCGTCGCCAAACTGGAAGAACGGTTGCAGATTCGCTTGCTTGATCGCTCGACGCGCCAGTCGCGGATGACCGATGTGGGGCGCGCGTTTTACGAGCACTGCCAGACCGTCCTGGCGGGCGTGGAGGCGGCCGAAGCGGCCGCCGCGCAGTCTCAGGCCGAGCCGCAGGGAATCGTCCGGATGAGTTGTCCTGATGGACTCATCAAGAATTTGATCGAGGATTTATTGCCGGCCTTCATGAAGCTTTATCCGAAGGTGCGCGTGCAATTGAAATCCATCAATCGTCGCGCCGATCTCATCGAGGATGGGCTCGATATCGCGATCCGTGCGAGATCGAGCATGGACAGCGACCAAAACCTGATCGTGCGACCGCTGGGAAGCAGCCGGCTCGTCCTCGTGATGAGCCGGCTCCTGCTGGCCACGCTCATGCAGAAGCCGACGGTCGAATGCCTTGGGAGCCTCCCCACCTTGTCGATGATGGAGGCGGCCGACGACGATGTATGGGAACTGGTCGGTCCGGAAGGCCAGACGCGCAGCTTCCGGCTGAAGCCGCGGCTGTTCTGCAGTGATCTGGATCTGCTCCGCAAGGCCACCATCGAGGGGCTCGGCGTTTCCCTCCTGCCCGAACACATCTGCATGCCCTGGTTGCAGACCGGGGAACTCGTGAATGTGCTGCCCGGCTGGCACACGCAGCCGACGATTGTCTATGCGGTATTCATGAGCCGGAAGGGGTTGCAGCCCTCGGTGAGGACGCTGATCGACTATCTGGTGCAGGAAGTCCCGGAACGGCTCAGCCAGGGCTCGGCAAGCGTCTGA
- a CDS encoding NapC/NirT family cytochrome c, with protein MKKTLTRIGAWLARRNPFVLIGVAVIATFAVVAGGSAAMEYTMTEAFCTSCHEMRNNVYAEYGGSIHDTNRTGVRAICPDCHVPREPVDKWIRKIQAAGELYQHFIVGKIDTKEKFREHRAELAKNVWTRMKSTDSRECRHCHTADKMSSDLQTETAQARHAKGREEGLTCIDCHFGIAHQEPKGIKPSDIVVKQSL; from the coding sequence ATGAAAAAGACATTGACCCGGATTGGCGCGTGGCTAGCCCGGCGCAATCCATTCGTGCTGATCGGTGTTGCCGTGATCGCGACCTTTGCGGTGGTTGCCGGCGGCTCGGCGGCGATGGAGTACACGATGACGGAGGCGTTCTGCACGTCCTGTCACGAAATGCGCAACAACGTGTACGCGGAATACGGCGGTTCCATCCATGACACCAACCGCACCGGCGTGCGGGCGATCTGCCCGGATTGCCACGTTCCCCGCGAACCGGTGGACAAATGGATTCGCAAGATCCAGGCAGCCGGGGAGCTATACCAGCATTTCATCGTGGGCAAGATCGATACCAAGGAGAAATTCCGGGAGCATCGGGCCGAGCTTGCGAAGAATGTGTGGACGCGCATGAAGTCGACCGACTCCCGCGAGTGCCGTCACTGCCACACCGCGGACAAGATGAGTTCCGACCTGCAGACCGAAACGGCGCAGGCGCGGCATGCAAAGGGCCGCGAGGAAGGCCTTACCTGCATCGACTGCCACTTCGGAATTGCCCATCAGGAGCCCAAGGGCATCAAGCCGTCCGACATCGTCGTGAAGCAGAGTTTGTAG